The Candidatus Sphingomonas colombiensis genome contains the following window.
GGCGCGCGCGGCCTGGCGCGGGCTTCAGGCGCATGACGGCGTCGAGCGGCGTTATTGGAAGCAGAGCGACGCCGGGCGCTGGGAGCAGGTGGCCTAGCCCGTTGCGCTTTTGAGCGACCGCGACTAGAGCGCCGCGCAGTTTTCCGCCAATCATCCATGCAAGGAGCCCGTGACCGTCATGGCCGCGAACCGTACCTTTTCGATCATCAAGCCTGATGCCACCCGCCGCAATCTGACCGGCGCGGTCACCAAGATGCTGGAGGAAGCCGGCCTGCGCGTCGTCGCTTCCAAGCGCATCCAGATGAGCAAGGAGCAGGCCGAGGGCTTCTACGCTGTTCACAAGGAACGCCCGTTTTTCAACGATCTCGTCTCGTTCATGATCTCCGGCCCGGTCGTCGTGCAGGTGCTGGAAGGCGAGAACGCCATGCAGCGTAACCGCGACATCATGGGCGCCACCAACCCGGCAAACGCCGAGCCGGGCACGATCCGCAAGGAACTGGCCGAGTCGATCGAGGCGAACACCGTCCACGGTTCCGATTCCGATGAGAATGCGGCGATCGAGATCGCCTATTTCTTCAAGCCCGAAGAAATCGTCGGCTGATATGGAATGGCGGCTGCGTCGCGCTGAAACCGGCGACGCGGCCGCCTGTTCGCTGGTTGCCGGCGCGACCTTTCTTGAGGCGTTCGCTGACATCCTCGATGGGCCGGATATCGTCGCGCATATCGCGTCGAAATCCGATCCGGCGACTTTCACGGCGCTGATCGCCGATCCCGCCAGCGTCGTCACCCTGGCCGAAACCAGCCCTCGCGCCGCCCCATTGGGCTATGCCGTGCTCACCACGCCTGATCTGCCGATACCGGCGGAGGAGGGCGATATCGAGTTGCGGCGCATCTACACGCTGATTCCCACGCATGGCACCGGCGTCGGCCCGGCACTGATGGAGCGTGCTTTCGCGGATGCGCGCACGCTCGGGCGCCGCCGTATTCTGCTCGGTGTCTATGGCGGCAATCACCGTGCTCAGCGTTTCTACACGAAACAGGGCTTCACCGTGGTCGGCGAGCGTCGCTTCCTCGTCGGATCGACCTGGCATGACGATCTGATTTTCGCCCGCGCGCTATAGTTTCGGGAACCCATTGAGAGCTTGCGACGTTTTTTGCGGGCTGATTGTCATCAAAGCGTCATCAAACCTGCGGAAAGCATGCCGTCATCATGGCAAGCAATGTTGTCGCGACGGCTGATTCGCCCGTCCTCCCGTCGTCGCGCAGATTCGATCGTGCGCCGCACCCGATCGCGCGGTTGGCATTTTTCGCGCTGGTGTTACTTGGCCTGATCTACGCAGGCGTCAGCATCTTCCTCGATATCCGCCAGGTGGGCGAGGAGATGGCGCTGGGGGTGTTCCTTTTCCTCGGTCTCGCGCTGGTGGTGGCGCTGGGCTTCGAGTTCGTGAACGGCTTCCACGATACGGCCAATGCGGTGGCCACGGTGATCTACACCAATTCCATGCCGGCGCATCTCGCCGTGGTCTGGTCGGGCTTCTTCAATTTCCTTGGCGTCATGCTGTCGTCCGGCGCGGTCGCCTATTCGATCGTCACCCTATTGCCGGTGGATCTGATCCTGCACGTCGGCTCCGGCGCGGGATTTGCGATGATCTTCGCGCTGTTGCTGGCCGCCGTCGTGTGGAACCTCGCGACCTGGTACGTCGGGTTGCCGAACAGTTCGAGCCATACGCTGATCGGCTCCGTGCTCGGTGTGGGGCTTGCCAATCAGTTGATCAACGCCGGCCGGGCGGGCACCTCCGGTGTCGACTGGAGCCAGGCCACCAAAGTGCTCACCGGGCTGTGGATGGCGCCGCTGATCGGCTTTGGTGCATCGATCCTGCTGTTGCTCGTGATGCGCGCGGTGCTGCGTAGCCCTAAGCTGTTCAAGAAAGCCCCGGAGGGGGACGCTCCGCCACCGCGCGGCGTCCGTGCGTTGCTCGTCTTCACCTGCACTGCTGTCTCGTTCAGCCACGGCTCGAACGACGGGCAGAAGGGCATGGGGCTGATCATGCTGATTTTGATCGGCTGCGCGCCCACCGCTTATGCGCTCAACCGCACACTCCCGGCGAGCGAGACGCGCACCTTCGTCGTCAGTGCGCAGGCCGCCTCAGATGCGCTGCGTGCGCATGGCGCCATGGCGATCGCCTCGAAAGACGCGCGCCCGATTTTGATGAACGCGCTCGAAACCCGCAATCCGAACTCGCCGCGCGCTTATGGCGCGATCGTCGAGGTGTCGCGCGAATTGAGCGGGCAGGTTGCGAGCTATGGCGCGCTGTCGCGCATCCCCGCACAGGCGGCATCGAACATCCGTAACGATATGTATCTCGTGCTCGATGCGACGCGGCTGATCACGAAAAAGGAAGACACGCGCTTCA
Protein-coding sequences here:
- the ndk gene encoding nucleoside-diphosphate kinase, which encodes MAANRTFSIIKPDATRRNLTGAVTKMLEEAGLRVVASKRIQMSKEQAEGFYAVHKERPFFNDLVSFMISGPVVVQVLEGENAMQRNRDIMGATNPANAEPGTIRKELAESIEANTVHGSDSDENAAIEIAYFFKPEEIVG
- a CDS encoding GNAT family N-acetyltransferase, coding for MEWRLRRAETGDAAACSLVAGATFLEAFADILDGPDIVAHIASKSDPATFTALIADPASVVTLAETSPRAAPLGYAVLTTPDLPIPAEEGDIELRRIYTLIPTHGTGVGPALMERAFADARTLGRRRILLGVYGGNHRAQRFYTKQGFTVVGERRFLVGSTWHDDLIFARAL
- a CDS encoding inorganic phosphate transporter; this encodes MASNVVATADSPVLPSSRRFDRAPHPIARLAFFALVLLGLIYAGVSIFLDIRQVGEEMALGVFLFLGLALVVALGFEFVNGFHDTANAVATVIYTNSMPAHLAVVWSGFFNFLGVMLSSGAVAYSIVTLLPVDLILHVGSGAGFAMIFALLLAAVVWNLATWYVGLPNSSSHTLIGSVLGVGLANQLINAGRAGTSGVDWSQATKVLTGLWMAPLIGFGASILLLLVMRAVLRSPKLFKKAPEGDAPPPRGVRALLVFTCTAVSFSHGSNDGQKGMGLIMLILIGCAPTAYALNRTLPASETRTFVVSAQAASDALRAHGAMAIASKDARPILMNALETRNPNSPRAYGAIVEVSRELSGQVASYGALSRIPAQAASNIRNDMYLVLDATRLITKKEDTRFKPAEIATLKDYQSRLESGTRFIPLWVKIAVAIALGLGTMIGWKRIVVTVGEKIGKQHMTYGMGATAELVAAGTILAADRFGLPVSTTHILSSGVAGASVASGFGLQKKTLIQLAAAWLLTLPVAMALSGGLYWLLLTLVRLHGA